From the genome of Sporomusa sphaeroides DSM 2875:
GACTGGTTGTTCCTTTAAAAGCCTTATTTAGAAAGGACAAAGGTGCTGCGTATGAGCTAAATACAGGATCAATCAGCAGCCTTTTGCCGCCAAGTTGCATAAAGTACGAAGAATGACCAAGCCAAATAATTACATCTTTATCTTTATTCAGAGCCATAAGATCTGTTTTTATAACAGGAATGGAATCCACCGGTATTAACCGCTGCTCTTTTTTGGTAACAAGAAAACTCCACCAGACGGAAGCTACGCTGTTCCCTTCACTAAAATTAGGAGTGGGGACTATATTTTGAAATTGCCCGTCAACATAATGGGGGGATTGTTTGATTCTATCCAGACGGGCTCCTTCCGGCAATACGCCAAACTTGGGCTGCTGTAGATAAAGAGTTATACCTAAAGCTAACAGGCCTAAGCCTATTACTGCTGCTACTACCATTTTTCTTAACCTTCTTTTCATGTAATTCTCCCAAAGCACAATTTTGAGGTAATCTTATTTTGCTTGTTTTCTCAAGTTGCAATGTGCAATTTGTTTTTTACCACACAAATTTATTTTCGCTATTCAACACCATGCTTCTTGCTCATAGTAACATAGTCGGCACGGTCGCGCAGCCAGGGCGAATCTATTTGGGTCCGGTCTATACCGCTTAGGACCAAATAAGAGCCGCAGGGGTTATTTACGTGGCAGGCCAAGTGTGGCAAAGCTTGTTGCAGCACTTCGTTGCTGCTGTTACCGGGATTGCAGTGGATGATTACTGCACTGCCCGAAGTCGGTCTGCAAACACGAAAACTAAGTGTTTTTCCTGCCTGTGGATTGTACGCCAGGACCGTGGCCTGATAGCCTAACAGCCATTCTTTAGCCCGCATAAGCATTCCCTTAGTATCTTCCAGGGGTATCAACTCAATGTTTTTTTTTGATCCGGCAGGTGGAACCGACGGCGGCACCAGACTGTAGATGTGAAATTGATTATCAGCGCTAAACCCTAAGCTGCTGTAAAGTGTCATAGCAGCACTGTCTGCTTCTGCTTCCAAAAATATATCGGCTCCGCATTCACGGGCCATTGTAAGGGCGAAGCCTGCCAGTTCCCTGCCCAATCCTTGCCCGCGGAATTCCGGTGCGATTGCGAGGTAGTGCAAATGCATCAACTTGTCGCTGTTTTTTTTCAGCATAATGAAGCCTGCCGGCTGGTTACTCATTCGTAATAAGTACGTATTCCCGGCAAACAGGGCTGCAATTGATGTAGAAAAGCGAGAATATGTTTTGGCTAAATCCAGTCGGCGTTTCATCAAGTAAAAGTATATGTCGGTCTGAAAAGCATCTGCGAACATTTTTTCAATAACCGGCCAATCTCGGTGAACGGCTGGGGTGATGCGCAGTTGCTGTGCTTGTTTTTCTATTGAACTCACTCCTGCTAATCTGGTTTTATGGTCAAAAAGCTCCTGTTTCAGAACATCAGCTTGAATTTGCCAAAGCTACCTGTTTGCTTATGGAAACACTACTCTATTTTACTCCCATAAATTGATACTATCACTTGAAGTGAACTCTAAGTCAAGTATTTTTTTGCCCTTTTGCCAAAAAACAGCCAATGTGAGAACCCGTGTATGATCAAAGTGACCAAACTCAATCATACGGATAGGTTCACATTGGCTGTGACACTTACGAATACCCAATTGGCACGATCTTCTCAAACACCTAAGTCTTCATCAACCAGAGGGATGATTGATGCATGTGCTATTTCAATGTTAAACCAAATGGTTTTAAAGCTATCCCCTCTTGCTCCAATTTATGGCGGATGGCTTTAATCATATCAATAGCACCGGGAGTATCGCCATGCACACAGATAGTCTGGGCAGTAATAGGTATGATGCTGCCGTCAATGGCGGCGACCTCTTTATGCTTAACCATAGACAACACCCTCTCGGAGACAAGGCTTACATCATGGATGACAGCTCCGGCCTGCTTACGCGGAACCAAAGTTCCCTGCGCAGTATAGGCACGATCGGCAAAAGCTTCTTCGACATAGTTAACGCCTGCCTGTTTTGCCCCTTCAACCATAGTGGAGTTCCCCAGGCATAGCATATAAAGCCCAGGGTCTACGGCTTTAATGGCTTCAGCTATTGCCACCGCCACCTGGATATCCTTTTCTGCCTGATTATACATAGCCCCATGCACTTTGACATGCTGCATTTTTATGCCTTCGGCCTGACAAAAAGCCCATAATGCGCCGATTTGATAAATAACATCTGCTTTTATTTCTTCCGTCGATGCAGCCATGGAACGCCGCCCGAAACCTACCAGGTCAGGAAATGCGGGGTGAGCCCCAACCGCGATACCGTATTGTTTGGCTAAACGAACGGTCTTCCACATGTTGGCGGGATCGGAAGCGTGAAAACCACAGGCGACATTAATAGACGATACATGAGGCATCGCCTCTTCATCATAACCCAGGGTATACACACCAAAGCCTTCACCCATATCACAGTTTAAATCAATAGAAATCACTTTTACTTAACCTCCCTAATCTCTACATGATAAAGCTGTTTATTGACTGTTATCTTGAAATGTCTGGCTGGGCCTGGCGGCTGTTGCTCGTTATAAGCCACTACCTGTTGCAATCTGCTACAGGCATCGCGTTCTAATGCGAACGCGGCCGCAGCATCGTCTTCACTGCATTTTTTAAAAACAATACTATCACCAGGCTTGGCTTGAGCAAGCAGGCTCAGGTCAGGCCCAATAACGGTGCCGATTTTCGTATATCCACCTGTTGTTTGTCGGTCAGCCATCATAATTATCGGCATACCGTGTCCCGGTACTTGAATAGCGCCTTGACACAATGCGTCGGAAATAATATCGGCCTTCTCCTTGTGCTCAATAATACTGCCTTCCAGCCGGTATCCCATCCGGTCAGCCTCTGTTGAAATGCAGTAGGTGCTGTTAAAGAAGGTCGTTATGCCGGCTTCGGAAAAGTAATCATCCTGCGGGCCTAACAGCACACGCAATTCAATTTGGTCGCGATAGGCGGGTATAAACTCAGCCGGCAATAAACGGGGATTCCTGGGCGCTGCATCTGCGTCTTTGCCGATAGGAATTACATCGCCTGCCTGTAAAGCGCGTCCGTCAAACCCGCCTACTGCAGCGCGCGTATATGTTGATCTGCTTCCTAAGACCACCGGTGTGTTAATGCCGCCGTTAATGGCTACATAGGTCCGGCAGCCACTGATCGCATAATCAAAAACCAATTCGCTGCCGGCACCTACCAAGAATCCTGACCAGCTTTTAACAGGAGTACCATTGAGCCGGGCTTGCATATCTGCACCGCAAATTGAGACATAATAATCTGCTTCAAAACGGAAATGCCCGCCCCGCAGCGTCATCTCTAAAACTGCGGCCGCCGGTTTGTTACCTGCAAGAATATTGGCAGCGTAATAAGCATAACGGTCCATAGCGCCGGCGACAGGCATACCGAAGGCCTGATACCCCCATCGACCTTCATCCTGGACGGTAGTAAACAGACCGGGGTGAATGGTTGTGATCATGAATTCAAACCACCTTTCACCTTTAAATCCCTGATAACAGGCTGATACAGGCCTGCCGCCGCCTTAGCCGCAATTTCCTCATATTCACTAACCCCAATTGGCTGAAATTGCAAATAGTCACCGGCTGCAAACAAGAACGGATTATCGGCTTTAGGATTAAAGGCTTTAACCGGGGTACGGCCAATTAACTGCCACCCTCCCGGACTCTCCACCGGATAAAATCCGGTCTGACTGCCGGCGATACCTACTGAACCGGCCGGAATACAGGTGCGGGGCTTCTGCAGCCGCGGTGTTGCAATCTTTTCCGACATTCCGCCCAGATAAGGAAACCCGGGAGTAAATCCCAGCATGTATACAAGATAAGGTACTGAAGTATGAATCTGAATAACCTCAGCTTCGGTAATGCCGTTATGCTGGGCCACATAAGCAATATCGGGACCAAATTCACCACCATAGCATACAGGAATGCTGATTACCTTAGCCACAGCCAGACCGCTATCATCATCTGCCGCAGCATGAATAAGGCTGATAACGCGGTCTGTCAGCAGCTTACGGGTAATCTGTGCCGGATCAAAATAAACCAATAAGGATCTGTATGTAGGCACTACTTCTTTGATTTCCCCTTGGTTTTGCTGCAGCAAAAGACCACTTAGCCTGTGAACCTGCCTGTTAATCCCGGCCTCTATTTTGTTGGCAAACTCTACTACCAAACCTTGTTCACCGGCTGCTAGAATTCTAACGCCTTCCATATTCGTCACCTCGTATTTAAATAACACCCTCAGACTTGCCGCAGCCTTTTCAGCAGCTTAATTCACCTATTTCCAAAGTGCTGCAATCCCTTGTAAGGAGGTGGCACCAGCATAGACGGAAATCAAGACTGCCAAAATTCCAAATACCAGCAGCCATAACGGATGCTTGTATTCACCCACAATTTTTGTGTTGTAGGCCGCAAGCAGCATTACTCCTAAAGTTACAGGCAAAATCAGACCATTGAGCGAACCGGCAATAACCAGAATGGTAACCGGGCGTCCCAATATAACAAAAACCAGCGTGGAAAACAGGATAAACAACATAATAAAGTAGGAATTATACTTATCTATCACCTTAAACGTAGAGCGTAGAAATGATACACTGGTATACGCGCAGCCCACCACAGAGGTAATGGCTGCCGCCCATAATACAATACCAAAGAATTTATAACCCATCTGTCCTGCTGCATGTTGAAATACGGAAGCCGGTGGATTACTCTTTGCCAGTACAGCACCGCCGGCAACAACCCCCAGGGCGGCTAAGAACAGGATTGTCCGCATAATACCGGTGACCACAATACCGGTAATGGCACTTTTATTTACTTCTTTCAAATTTTCCTGGCCGACAATGCCTGCATCCAGCAAACGATGACCGCCGGCAAAAGTAATATAGCCGCCAACCGTACCGCCGACAAGGGTGATCATTGGCAACATCAGCATACCATAGTTGTCCGGAAATACCGACTTAACCACTGCGTCAGCCACCGGTGGATTAGAAATAAACATGACATATGTCGTTAATAAGATCATAAGACCACCGAGAACTTTTGCCACCGTATCCATAGCAGCCCCTGCTTCTTTTGAGGCAAAAATTGCGATTGCAATAAGACAGGATATGATAGCACCTGTTTGTTCGGTCATGCCGAAGAGGACATTTAACGCCATCCCGGTACCACCAATATTGCCAATATTAAAGGCTAAACCACCCATAACAATTAGAAATGCAACAAAATGTCCTAAGCCGGGAAAAACTTTATTGGCCACATCCTGACCACGCATACGGCTTATGGCAATAATCCGCCAAACGTTTAACTGGGCGCCAATATCAATAATAACTGATGCTAAAATAGCAAAGGCAAAATTAGCTTGGAATTTCTCCGTAAACACCGTTGTCTGCGTAAGAAATCCCGGCCCGATAGCTGAAGTAGCCATAATGAACGCCGCTCCGAGAAGAACTGACCAGTTCGTCTTGGTCGAAACACCCGGTTTACTAATTACAGGTTCTGCCATTATAATCTCCTCCTAAAATTGTATTGCCACCAAATTGTATTGCCACCTTTTAACAGTTTCTACAATATTAACAAATTACCTGCAACAGTTTATATGTATACATTTCAATAATTTGGTATTGGCTGCAAGTTAGCACCCGAAAAAAGAGCAATAATAAAATTTTATACTTTTTGGATTTTATGTTATAATCAGGAAAATAAGTGCCCTTAATTTTATGCTATGTTAAGGAGGACTGCCAATGAATAATGTATCAGCCATGACGCCGCATAGCGCCAGAGAGCTTTTCCGCAGTAACAAGCTCATACAACCAACTGCCGGTATCGCCAAGGGATATACACAAGCCAATTTGGCGATTTTACCAAAATCTATGGCTTTTGATTTCCTGCTGTTCGCCCAGCGTAATCCTAAACCTTGTCCAATATTGGATGTAACTGATGTCGGTTGTCCTGAACCCAAATTAATGGCTCCCGGTGCTGACCTAAGGTTTGATGTTCCTAAATATAGAATTTATAAAAACGGTATCCTGACAGACGAACCGACAAGCATTGAAAAATACTGGAGCGACGATTTGGTGGCTTTTTTGTTAGGCTGCAGCTTTACCTTTGAATCAGCTCTGTTAGACGCCGGAATCGGCATCCGTCATATTGATGAGCAGTGCAATGTCCCCATGTACATAACAAATATTGAGTGCATACCTGCCGGGATTTTCCATGGCCCCACTGTCGTCAGTATGCGCCCTATTCCCTACGGGCAAGTGACTCGCGCTGTTCAGGTAACCTCACGGTTCCCGGCAGTTCACGGTGCACCTATCCATATCGGCGATCCTGCTCATATTGGCATAAAAGCTATTGATAAACCCGACTTTGGTGATGCAGTAACTATCAAGCCCGGGGAGGTTCCTGTATTTTGGGCCTGCGGCTGTACTCCGCAAGCAGTCGCAATGACCGTCAAACCTGAGCTTATGATTACCCACGCACCTGGTTATATGTTTATCTGCGATGTCAGAGATCAATCACATGCCGCTTTATAATATTCATTGCCAGGGTGTATTTACCATATAAAAAAACTGCACCTTCCAAGCGTTAGATTTTTGTCTAACCTTTGGGGTGCAGTTTTTATTTTATCAGCTACGCTTTCCTGTTGCGGCGGGCAATCTGCTCCGGCGTCCCATAGGCTCCGGTGTAGTAGTTTTGGCTTAACACTATTTCCATAGTATCTGTCTGCCCGGCCTCTGCCAGTCTTTGAGCTACCCTCTCTTTGTCCTGATTAAATTCCATGGGATTAACCGTTTGACGCAGGCCATTGATCACAAGCTCAAGATAATGGTGGGGAATGCCAATTCCCAGTTCGTCCCTTGACCACTGAGCAACACATCTTGTCCCGGAACAAAGCATGGAAATGTTGGGCATATTCCTTTCGTGAGGATAGGATGTACACTCCTGACAAATGGCACACATCCCGGCCATTTTTATCTCCTTCATCTGTCCGTGATGATACGCATACGCTTGCGTAATCCGCATGGCATTATAGGGCGTTGTAACCAGGATAACAACATCCGGCTTGCTGGTTGTATATTGCTCAAGCGGCATAATTTCAACACCGGCACACTTATGGGCGCAATATATCATATCCCTGGCAACGGCGCGGCTCACACCCAGATTTTCATAAACTCCTAACTTTGCATGCCTGCTGCCGGAAACGGCGTCTTCCGTGACATCAGCCATCCCCAGCGCACGGGAAGCAGCAAAACAGCTACAATGAGCTGCATCCATTTTATAACTGCGACCTTGTCCGGCCCATTTGACTGCGGTACAATATGGCATTCCATTTTGAGGAGCTTTAGCCAAACTTTGCACATAGTCGGCTTCGGTCAGTAAAAACTTGATACCAACAGGTTTTCTGCGCAAGTCCAAAAGAATATCCAGCCATTTTGCAGCATGTATTGACATTTATATCACCTGTCTTAATTATTCCGGTTAATTAATATACTGATACAAACCGCCATAATGTTCTTCAGTAAACTTTCTGATTTTTTCACTGCGAAAAGCACTCACCAGGTCGGCCGCCCACTGAGCATCTGCGTTTTTGGCTTTTACAACTACCCCTTGCGGATACTGTTCGGGCTGTTTATCCCGGATTAAATATGCTTTAAAGTCCTTTTTGGCATTTCTCATATGACTAAAAAAAGCAATGGAGGCATCCACATCTGCCAAAGAACGTACTGTTTGGGTTTGATCCATATCCCTAAATTTAAAGTTGTGCGGATTCTTGGCAATATCCAGCACCGAAGCTTTGCCGGTATTCTCTTTCAGGGTAATGAGTCCGGCATCACTAAGGATTCTAAGACCACGGTCCATATTCATGGCATCATTCATGATCGCAATCGTTGCCCCATCAGGAATCTGGTCAATACTCTTGTATTTTTCCGAGTAGAGTCCCATGCCGACTGTATAGAGATAGGGCTGCACCATAACTAAATCACCTTTATTGGCTTGATTAAAGCTTTCCATAAATGGTTTATGAACCACTAACACGCAGTCTACACTGCCATCATTGGCAGCAACCAGAGTATTTACATTGTTATCAAAAACTTTGTATGTAACTTTATAACCTTTTTCAGCCATGACGGGAACTACTTCAGCCACCATCGCCTGAGTTGTCTCAGCGCAGGCAATGGTTATTTCCGTCTTTTTACCCGTATCTTTTGCATCACCGGCTTTGTCGCTGCTGCCGCAGCCTGCCATAGCCATCATGCTAATCCCCAGCAATACTGCCAATCCAAGTTTTTTAAAATTCACGTATCTACAACTCCTTTTATTTTTTTACCCTTCTATATATCAGTTCTCCAATCCCTTGGATAGCCAATACCATAATAAACAAAATCACTACAATGGCATACATCATTACATCATCAAAGCGCTGATACCCAAATGTCAGTGCCACCGCGCCCAAGCCCCCGGCTCCCACCGCTCCGGCCAGGGTTGTACTGGCCAGGAACAATATAGCTGTTGTGGTCAAACCGGATACTATTGACGGCAACGCTTCGGGAAAAAGCACTTTCAACATGATCTGGGTATTGCTGGCGCCAAAAGATCTTGCAGCCAGAATTACATTTGTATCCACTTCTTGCAAACTAGCTTCCATATAGCGGGCAATAACCGGGAAAGCGGCCAGAGTTAACGGAACAATCGCGGCCTCTTCACCGATCGAGGTTCCTACTAATGCCCGGGTAATGGGCGATATGGCAACAATAAGTATGATTACAGGAAATGAGCGGATCATGTTCACAATAAAGCTGACTGTATTATAAATCTTTTTATTGGGTTTCAAACCATAGGGTGAAGTCATCACCAGCAAAATGGCCACAAGAGTACCAATAATAAAACCAAACAGCATGGAAAAAAAGAGCATCTGCAAAGTTGAAACAACTGCAGGAAGAATTATTTTCGGCAAATATTCAAGCAACCTAGTAGAAGAAAGATCAAAAAACATTTACTCTACCCCCGAACGGACACCTGGCTCAAATATCACACAATCCATTCTCTGACTCGCACAATAGGCCGCAGTGCGTTCGATATTTTCATTGGCAATGCTCAAATACAGATGGCCGTAACTATTATTGTGAAACTGTTCAATATTCGCTGCTGCAATCGAAAAATCGATTTTCAAGTCCAAAGCAAAACTATAGAGAAATTGATTGATGTCGGAATCGCTGATAGCAAGCTTGATAATGGAGCGCCCCGGCGGTGCGATAATCTCTCTTCGGCCCACCAGTTCGATTAATGCAGGTGGTTCGTCCAAAAAGATACTGGCCACAGAACCTTGCACCGCTATTTTATTGCCTGTAATAATTGCCATTCGGTCACAAACAGTTTTTACGACCGACATATCATGGGTTACGATTACGATTGTAATACCCAGTTCACGGTTAACGTCAGCAAGTAATTCCAGAATCGATTTGGTGATCGCAGGATCCAAGGCCGAGGTAGCCTCATCACACAGGAGAATATCCGGTTCAAGCGTCAAAGCCCTTGCAATTGCAACACGCTGCTTCTGTCCTCCTGACAATTCATTGGGCAGGGATTTCATTTTGCCTGCCAGTCCTACCATATCCAGCAATTCTTCAGCCTTTTTTTTCATTGTTCTCTGAGGATATTTCCAGCATTCCATTGGCAACATAACATTTTCTAACACGGTTTTACGGTTTAATAAAGCAAAGTTTTGAAAAATCATGCCGATTTTACGACGAAATAACCTTAGTTCGTTTTCGGAAAGCAGGGAAATATCGGTATCATTTACTATCATTTTTCCTTTATCAAAAGTCTCTAAACCGTTGATACACCTCAGCAAAGTTGATTTCCCGGCACCACTTTGCCCCACAATGCCAAAAATTTCACCTTGGTGTACCTGTAAATTGATGTCGGTCAGCACCTTACTATTATTATAAGATTTACAAAGATTTTGCACCTGTATCACAGTCTCGTACCGCCTTACTATCGAGAAATATTACGTTTTTGCAAAATAAAATATTTATAAGTATAGCATATTTTTTATATAAATACTATTTTAATGATAACGCTAAAACATCCCTGTTTTCCTGCGCCTACCGTATCGATTCTAAATGGAACAAGTCCCATTACTGAAGTTTCAAGTAATGGGACTTGCTCTAAAATTGCCGGTAATCGACAAATTACTTTTCAAATAATCTCAGTAAATCGCCATAGCCTTCCTGCTCCAGCTCTTCTTTGGGAATAAACCGTAAGGCGGCGGAATTGATACAGTAGCGCAAACCGCCAGGTCGTGGTCCATCGTTAAATACATGACCCAAATGCGAGTCGGCTTTTTTACTGCGCACTTCTGTTCGAACCATTGCATGGCTTCTATCTGTTGTCTGCCGTATTTCCTTTTCCTCTATCGGCTTGGTAAAACTTGGCCAGCCGCAGCCGGAATCAAATTTGTCCAGTGAAGAAAATAATGGTTCTCCTGACACAATATCAACATAAACACCCTCACGCTTATTGTCCCAATACTCGTTGCGAAAAGCCGGTTCGGTGGCATTTTCCTGAGTCACGGCAAATTGAAGCGGGTTTAAGCGTTTTCTTAACTGTTCACTATTCTCTAAATGGTTCTGATTCCTGCCCATACAAGCCCTCCTTGTATATCGATACCTGCCTGGTTAAGCTTTCCCCATGAGGTATCTATCATTATAGTCTGCCATGCCTTTATACAAAATATCCCCGCGTTCATGCAGCATGAGAGCCCGGGAAATAACAATAAGGAGTCCCCAA
Proteins encoded in this window:
- a CDS encoding GNAT family N-acetyltransferase; translation: MSSIEKQAQQLRITPAVHRDWPVIEKMFADAFQTDIYFYLMKRRLDLAKTYSRFSTSIAALFAGNTYLLRMSNQPAGFIMLKKNSDKLMHLHYLAIAPEFRGQGLGRELAGFALTMARECGADIFLEAEADSAAMTLYSSLGFSADNQFHIYSLVPPSVPPAGSKKNIELIPLEDTKGMLMRAKEWLLGYQATVLAYNPQAGKTLSFRVCRPTSGSAVIIHCNPGNSSNEVLQQALPHLACHVNNPCGSYLVLSGIDRTQIDSPWLRDRADYVTMSKKHGVE
- a CDS encoding LamB/YcsF family protein, coding for MISIDLNCDMGEGFGVYTLGYDEEAMPHVSSINVACGFHASDPANMWKTVRLAKQYGIAVGAHPAFPDLVGFGRRSMAASTEEIKADVIYQIGALWAFCQAEGIKMQHVKVHGAMYNQAEKDIQVAVAIAEAIKAVDPGLYMLCLGNSTMVEGAKQAGVNYVEEAFADRAYTAQGTLVPRKQAGAVIHDVSLVSERVLSMVKHKEVAAIDGSIIPITAQTICVHGDTPGAIDMIKAIRHKLEQEGIALKPFGLTLK
- a CDS encoding biotin-dependent carboxyltransferase family protein; this encodes MITTIHPGLFTTVQDEGRWGYQAFGMPVAGAMDRYAYYAANILAGNKPAAAVLEMTLRGGHFRFEADYYVSICGADMQARLNGTPVKSWSGFLVGAGSELVFDYAISGCRTYVAINGGINTPVVLGSRSTYTRAAVGGFDGRALQAGDVIPIGKDADAAPRNPRLLPAEFIPAYRDQIELRVLLGPQDDYFSEAGITTFFNSTYCISTEADRMGYRLEGSIIEHKEKADIISDALCQGAIQVPGHGMPIIMMADRQTTGGYTKIGTVIGPDLSLLAQAKPGDSIVFKKCSEDDAAAAFALERDACSRLQQVVAYNEQQPPGPARHFKITVNKQLYHVEIREVK
- the pxpB gene encoding 5-oxoprolinase subunit PxpB; this encodes MEGVRILAAGEQGLVVEFANKIEAGINRQVHRLSGLLLQQNQGEIKEVVPTYRSLLVYFDPAQITRKLLTDRVISLIHAAADDDSGLAVAKVISIPVCYGGEFGPDIAYVAQHNGITEAEVIQIHTSVPYLVYMLGFTPGFPYLGGMSEKIATPRLQKPRTCIPAGSVGIAGSQTGFYPVESPGGWQLIGRTPVKAFNPKADNPFLFAAGDYLQFQPIGVSEYEEIAAKAAAGLYQPVIRDLKVKGGLNS
- a CDS encoding NRAMP family divalent metal transporter; amino-acid sequence: MAEPVISKPGVSTKTNWSVLLGAAFIMATSAIGPGFLTQTTVFTEKFQANFAFAILASVIIDIGAQLNVWRIIAISRMRGQDVANKVFPGLGHFVAFLIVMGGLAFNIGNIGGTGMALNVLFGMTEQTGAIISCLIAIAIFASKEAGAAMDTVAKVLGGLMILLTTYVMFISNPPVADAVVKSVFPDNYGMLMLPMITLVGGTVGGYITFAGGHRLLDAGIVGQENLKEVNKSAITGIVVTGIMRTILFLAALGVVAGGAVLAKSNPPASVFQHAAGQMGYKFFGIVLWAAAITSVVGCAYTSVSFLRSTFKVIDKYNSYFIMLFILFSTLVFVILGRPVTILVIAGSLNGLILPVTLGVMLLAAYNTKIVGEYKHPLWLLVFGILAVLISVYAGATSLQGIAALWK
- a CDS encoding putative hydro-lyase, with product MNNVSAMTPHSARELFRSNKLIQPTAGIAKGYTQANLAILPKSMAFDFLLFAQRNPKPCPILDVTDVGCPEPKLMAPGADLRFDVPKYRIYKNGILTDEPTSIEKYWSDDLVAFLLGCSFTFESALLDAGIGIRHIDEQCNVPMYITNIECIPAGIFHGPTVVSMRPIPYGQVTRAVQVTSRFPAVHGAPIHIGDPAHIGIKAIDKPDFGDAVTIKPGEVPVFWACGCTPQAVAMTVKPELMITHAPGYMFICDVRDQSHAAL
- a CDS encoding DUF169 domain-containing protein is translated as MSIHAAKWLDILLDLRRKPVGIKFLLTEADYVQSLAKAPQNGMPYCTAVKWAGQGRSYKMDAAHCSCFAASRALGMADVTEDAVSGSRHAKLGVYENLGVSRAVARDMIYCAHKCAGVEIMPLEQYTTSKPDVVILVTTPYNAMRITQAYAYHHGQMKEIKMAGMCAICQECTSYPHERNMPNISMLCSGTRCVAQWSRDELGIGIPHHYLELVINGLRQTVNPMEFNQDKERVAQRLAEAGQTDTMEIVLSQNYYTGAYGTPEQIARRNRKA
- a CDS encoding MetQ/NlpA family ABC transporter substrate-binding protein codes for the protein MNFKKLGLAVLLGISMMAMAGCGSSDKAGDAKDTGKKTEITIACAETTQAMVAEVVPVMAEKGYKVTYKVFDNNVNTLVAANDGSVDCVLVVHKPFMESFNQANKGDLVMVQPYLYTVGMGLYSEKYKSIDQIPDGATIAIMNDAMNMDRGLRILSDAGLITLKENTGKASVLDIAKNPHNFKFRDMDQTQTVRSLADVDASIAFFSHMRNAKKDFKAYLIRDKQPEQYPQGVVVKAKNADAQWAADLVSAFRSEKIRKFTEEHYGGLYQYIN
- a CDS encoding methionine ABC transporter permease translates to MPKIILPAVVSTLQMLFFSMLFGFIIGTLVAILLVMTSPYGLKPNKKIYNTVSFIVNMIRSFPVIILIVAISPITRALVGTSIGEEAAIVPLTLAAFPVIARYMEASLQEVDTNVILAARSFGASNTQIMLKVLFPEALPSIVSGLTTTAILFLASTTLAGAVGAGGLGAVALTFGYQRFDDVMMYAIVVILFIMVLAIQGIGELIYRRVKK
- a CDS encoding methionine ABC transporter ATP-binding protein → MIQVQNLCKSYNNSKVLTDINLQVHQGEIFGIVGQSGAGKSTLLRCINGLETFDKGKMIVNDTDISLLSENELRLFRRKIGMIFQNFALLNRKTVLENVMLPMECWKYPQRTMKKKAEELLDMVGLAGKMKSLPNELSGGQKQRVAIARALTLEPDILLCDEATSALDPAITKSILELLADVNRELGITIVIVTHDMSVVKTVCDRMAIITGNKIAVQGSVASIFLDEPPALIELVGRREIIAPPGRSIIKLAISDSDINQFLYSFALDLKIDFSIAAANIEQFHNNSYGHLYLSIANENIERTAAYCASQRMDCVIFEPGVRSGVE